In the Limanda limanda chromosome 1, fLimLim1.1, whole genome shotgun sequence genome, one interval contains:
- the fbxl14b gene encoding F-box/LRR-repeat protein 14b codes for METHISCLFPEILAMIFSYMDVRDKGRVAQVCTAWRDASYHKSVWRGVEAKLHLRRANPSLFPSLQARGIRRVQILSLRRSLSYVIQGMPNIESLNLSGCYNLTDNGLGHAFVQEIPSLRVLNLSLCKQITDSSLGRIAQYLKNLEVLELGGCSNITNTGLLLIAWGLHRLKSLNLRSCRHVSDVGIGHLAGMTRSAAEGCLNLEYLTLQDCQKLTDLSLKHISKGLTKLRVLNLSFCGGISDAGMIHLSHMASLWSLNLRSCDNISDTGTMHLAMGTLRLSGLDVSFCDKIGDQTLAYIAQGLYQLKSLSLCSCHISDDGINRMVRQMHELRTLNIGQCVRITDKGLELIADHLTQLAGIDLYGCTKITKRGLERITQLPCLKVLNLGLWQMTESEKVR; via the coding sequence ATGGAGACGCACATTTCGTGCCTCTTCCCGGAAATTTTGGCCATGATATTCAGCTATATGGACGTGAGGGACAAAGGCAGGGTGGCCCAAGTGTGCACCGCTTGGAGGGATGCGTCCTACCACAAGTCGGtgtggaggggggtggaggCCAAGCTGCACCTCCGCCGGGCCAATCCCTCCCTGTTCCCCAGCCTCCAGGCGAGGGGCATCCGGAGGGTCCAGATCCTCTCGCTGCGCCGCAGCCTGAGCTATGTGATCCAGGGGATGCCCAACATCGAGTCCCTCAACCTGTCCGGCTGCTACAACCTCACAGACAACGGGCTGGGTCATGCATTCGTGCAGGAGATCCCATCACTGAGGGTTTTGAACCTGAGTCTGTGCAAGCAGATCACAGACTCCAGTCTGGGCAGGATAGCTCAGTATCTGAAGAACCTGGAGGTGCTGGAGCTTGGTGGCTGCAGCAACATCACCAACACTGGGCTTCTCTTGATAGCCTGGGGCCTGCATAGACTCAAGAGCCTCAATCTGAGGTCCTGCAGGCATGTCTCGGATGTGGGGATTGGACATTTGGCGGGCATGACCCGCAGCGCTGCAGAGGGCTGCTTGAACCTGGAGTACCTGACCCTCCAGGACTGTCAGAAGCTGACGGACCTGTCACTCAAGCACATTTCCAAGGGGCTGACAAAGCTCCGGGTACTGAACCTGAGCTTCTGTGGGGGGATCTCGGACGCAGGGATGATCCACCTCTCCCACATGGCCTCCCTGTGGAGCCTCAACCTACGCTCCTGTGACAACATCAGTGACACAGGGACCATGCACCTGGCCATGGGAACCCTGAGGCTCTCTGGACTGGACGTGTCCTTCTGCGACAAGATCGGGGACCAGACCCTGGCGTACATCGCCCAGGGGCTGTACCAGCTCAAGTCGCTGTCCCTGTGCTCGTGTCACATTTCTGATGATGGGATAAACCGGATGGTGAGGCAGATGCACGAGCTGAGGACTCTGAACATTGGACAGTGTGTGCGAATCACGGACAAAGGGCTGGAGCTCATAGCGGACCACCTGACCCAGCTGGCGGGCATCGACCTGTATGGATGTACCAAGATCACCAAGAGGGGACTGGAGAGGATCACTCAGCTCCCCTGCCTTAAAGTGTTGAACCTGGGACTCTGGCAGAtgacagagagtgagaaagtGAGGTGA